In Aegilops tauschii subsp. strangulata cultivar AL8/78 chromosome 3, Aet v6.0, whole genome shotgun sequence, one genomic interval encodes:
- the LOC109778088 gene encoding pentatricopeptide repeat-containing protein At3g22690-like produces MRYLYFRPNATTQARACRDHLLAHLDQCASRAHLAELHGRLIRAHLGPDPSAAGRLVALLASPVARHDMPYARRVFDRMAQPTAFVWNYMIRGYNSCDAPVDALALFRAMLRRGVSPDNYTMAAVVSSSAAFAGWKSRSTGDAVHSLVRKTGFASDVFVMSGLVNFYGSFRSVDDARKVFEEMADRDVVSWTLMISASAQCSQWDEALRLLAEMQSHGTKPNKVTVISLLSACGQEQDVDRGRWVYARIDEYGIEADLDVRNALLSMYVKCRCMSDALKTFQLMPIRNTKSWNTLIDGFVQNGKHKEALRMFEEMLSDGIVPDVITLVSLLSSCAQLGDLQKGRYFHNYIKDHGIRCDIILHNSLINMYAKCGDMAAAEMVFENMTQRDTVSWTAMVCGYVKGLQFTTAFSLFEEMKVVDVVSSEMALVSLLSACSQLGALDKGREIHTYIKDKSVITDVWLESALVDMYAKCGCTDTAAQIFSTMQHKRTLTWNAMIGGLASNGQGKEAVEHFEQMLKLRDPKPDAITLKVVLGACAHVGMVDEGLHYFYLMLSLGIVPDIEHYGCVVDLLSRAGLLDEAYSFIKKMPIQPNPVIWGSLLAACRVHHKMELAKRIGQHIIELAPNDVGAHVLISNLHAEEGQWDDVEQVRGLMGSRGVEKSSGRSSIQV; encoded by the coding sequence ATGCGTTACCTCTACTTCCGCCCCAACGCGACAACCCAGGCGCGCGCCTGCCGCGACCATCTCCTCGCCCACCTAGACCAATGCGCCTCGCGGGCCCACCTGGCGGAGCTCCACGGCCGGCTCATCCGCGCCCACCTCGGCCCCGACCCCTCCGCAGCCGGTCGGCTCGTCGCCCTCCTCGCCTCCCCTGTGGCGAGGCATGACATGCCCTACGCGCgcagggtgttcgacagaatggcCCAACCGACCGCCTTCGTCTGGAACTACATGATTCGAGGGTACAACAGTTGCGACGCCCCTGTGGATGCATTGGCGTTGTTCAGGGCGATGCTTCGGAGGGGAGTCTCTCCTGATAATTACACCATGGCTGCGGTTGTGTCCTCGAGCGCTGCATTCGCCGGCTGGAAGTCGAGGTCAACTGGGGACGCGGTACATTCCTTGGTTCGCAAGACTGGGTTTGCATCGGATGTGTTCGTCATGTCAGGCCTTGTTAATTTCTACGGCTCCTTCAGAAGTGTCGATGATGCAAGGAAGGTTTTCGAAGAGATGGCCGATCGGGATGTGGTGTCGTGGACTCTGATGATCTCGGCTTCTGCACAGTGCAGTCAGTGGGATGAGGCGTTAAGGTTGCTTGCTGAGATGCAATCACACGGCACTAAGCCGAACAAGGTCACTGTTATAAGTCTCCTTTCTGCATGCGGCCAAGAGCAGGATGTTGACAGAGGCCGGTGGGTGTATGCACGCATTGATGAGTACGGCATTGAGGCTGATTTGGATGTCAGGAATGCACTTTTAAGCATGTACGTGAAATGCAGATGCATGTCGGACGCGTTGAAAACATTTCAGCTCATGCCAATAAGAAATACCAAATCATGGAACACGTTGATTGATGGGTTTGTGCAAAACGGGAAGCATAAGGAAGCACTAAGAATGTTTGAAGAGATGTTATCAGATGGTATAGTACCTGATGTGATTACTCTCGTAAGTCTCTTATCGTCATGTGCTCAGCTAGGTGATCTTCAGAAAGGGAGATACTTCCACAATTATATCAAAGATCATGGGATCCGCTGTGACATCATCCTTCATAATTCTTTGATTAACATGTATGCTAAATGTGGCGATATGGCTGCAGCAGAAATGGTTTTTGAAAATATGACACAAAGGGATACCGTGTCCTGGACAGCTATGGTGTGTGGTTATGTGAAAGGACTTCAGTTTACAACGGCCTTCAGTTTATTTGAAGAGATGAAGGTTGTAGATGTTGTGTCAAGTGAAATGGCACTGGTTAGTCTACTTTCTGCTTGTTCCCAGCTAGGAGCACTTGATAAAGGGAGAGAGATACACACTTATATAAAAGATAAGAGTGTAATAACAGACGTATGGCTTGAAAGTGCCCTGGTGGATATGTATGCAAAATGTGGTTGCACTGATACAGCTGCTCAAATATTCAGTACAATGCAGCACAAGCGAACCCTCACATGGAATGCTATGATTGGAGGTCTTGCCAGCAACGGACAGGGAAAAGAAGCAGTGGAGCACTTTGAACAAATGCTGAAGCTAAGAGACCCAAAGCCTGATGCTATCACTCTAAAGGTAGTTCTTGGTGCCTGTGCACATGTAGGAATGGTTGATGAGGGGCTGCATTACTTCTATTTGATGTTGAGCCTTGGTATTGTCCCTGATATTGAGCACTATGGTTGCGTAGTAGACCTCCTGAGTAGAGCTGGGCTGCTAGACGAAGCATATAGTTTTATCAAGAAGATGCCAATACAGCCCAATCCAGTAATTTGGGGATCACTTCTTGCAGCTTGTAGAGTTCATCACAAAATGGAACTAGCAAAGAGAATTGGACAGCACATCATCGAATTAGCTCCTAATGACGTGGGAGCACATGTCCTAATTTCGAACTTACATGCTGAAGAAGGTCAGTGGGATGATGTAGAGCAAGTAAGAGGGCTGATGGGAAGCAGAGGTGTAGAGAAATCATCTGGTCGTAGCTCCATCCAAGTCTAG
- the LOC109778083 gene encoding uncharacterized protein — protein sequence MDGVGEAAAAAATPSGVSLLLLCPRCCGVVSDVMVEQGGFVVQEYAQAVVYASDSWKMEYLVLGLWSKADSSGFLLRRRRHVGVSVLKFDGESGDMLLRSDSFNGYGFASGKLLWRSVKLLISDGATSSLGEEVICLFTL from the coding sequence ATGGATGGTgttggcgaggcggcggcggcggcggcgactccaTCAGGTGTGTCTCTCCTTCTGCTCTGTCCCCGTTGCTGTGGTGTTGTCTCCGACGTCATGGTGGAGCAGGGAGGTTTTGTCGTTCAGGAGTACGCGCAGGCGGTTGTCTACGCAAGTGACAGCTGGAAGATGGAGTATCTTGTGCTGGGTCTGTGGTCGAAGGCTGACAGTTCTGGTTTCCTCCTCCGACGTCGTCGTCACGTGGGGGTGTCAGTTCTGAAGTTCGATGGCGAGTCCGGTGACATGTTGCTCCGGTCTGATTCTTTCAACGGCTATGGTTTTGCTTCTGGCAAACTACTTTGGAGGTCCGTAAAGCTGCTGATCAGCGATGGAGCCACGTCGAGTTTGGGTGAAGAGGTGATATGTCTTTTTACCCTTTGA